The genomic region GTGCCCGGTTCACGCACGCCGAGCGACGCGCCGAGGGGCCGGCCTACCTCCGCCGGCTGGGCAGCCTCGACCTCAAGACGGTCAGCGAGCCGGTGCACGTCAACGAGGGCGAGGGTGACTTCCTCGTCGTCGGCGAGCTCGTGCTGGCGGGCACCGGCTTCCGCACCGACCCGGGTGCGCACACCGAGGTCCAGGAGCTGTTCGGCATCCCGGTCGTCTCGCTGCAGCTGGTCGACCCGCGCTTCTACCACCTCGACACCGCGCTGGCGGTCCTCGACGACCGGAACGTCGCGTACTACCCGGACGCCTTCAGCCCGGGCAGCCGCGCGGTCCTGCAGCGGCTCTTCCCTGACGCCGTCCTCGCCTCCGAGGCCGACGCCACCGTGCTCGGGCTGAACGCGGTGTCCGACGGCCGGCACGTCGTCCTGCCGTCCGCGGCCGCCGGCCTGGCGGCGCAGCTGCGCGAGCGCGGCTACGAGCCCGTCGGCGTCGACCTCGGCGAGCTGCTGAAGGCCGGCGGCAGCGTCAAGTGCTGCACCCTGGAGGTCCGCGCCTGAGCCGTACCGGTCAGCTCTCCAGGTAGGCCGACCAGTGCGCCCTCTCGCTCTCGGTGAGCGCGCGGCTGGTGT from Blastococcus colisei harbors:
- the ddaH gene encoding dimethylargininase, with protein sequence MTVVLPLPRAAEPLERVATPRRYLMCAPQHFEVSYAINPWMDVTRGADRDLALRQWETLRRTYLDLGHQVELIEPVPGLPDMVFAANGGLVIEGHALGARFTHAERRAEGPAYLRRLGSLDLKTVSEPVHVNEGEGDFLVVGELVLAGTGFRTDPGAHTEVQELFGIPVVSLQLVDPRFYHLDTALAVLDDRNVAYYPDAFSPGSRAVLQRLFPDAVLASEADATVLGLNAVSDGRHVVLPSAAAGLAAQLRERGYEPVGVDLGELLKAGGSVKCCTLEVRA